In Zonotrichia leucophrys gambelii isolate GWCS_2022_RI chromosome 15, RI_Zleu_2.0, whole genome shotgun sequence, the DNA window TATTGTGGGTTGTGCACTCAGAAGAGGATGATGGCACTACCTCAGGTGCTGCATTGCAGCACTTCCAGCGCTTGCTCTGTTGCCCAAACCATTGATATTTTGTATTATTAATGGGTGAAATAAGAGAAACCCAGGGTTCTTCAGTTGTCAAGGTCATGACTAATTACAGAGACACTCCTCTGCCTTCACTGACATAACTCAAAATTGTTGGTGCATAAGAAAGCAAGTCCACCTTTGACATTCACCTTTCAGCTGTCCAGAACAGCTGTAATAAGTAGGGAGTCAGTGGACATGACTGTCACTGAAGGAGAGCTGCAAAATAGGAAGGTGTTCATTTAAAACTTGGACTTTTCAGGGTGGAACTACGCTTCTTTTTTGGATAGACATACAGTCCTAGGCAACATAATATGAGTtctttcattaataaaaaaggttttgtttaaaaaaaaagttcttttataaaaaaaaagtttgtgcTAAGGCACTGGAGATCTTGATTTTGAGGAAATTATGGTTTTGATGTTTGGGACAATTAAATCATATATTGTCATAGGGAAAACCAACCAGtagatagaaatattttctactgAAGTACTTCTGTAGCTTACTTGAAAGAACTGaagctttgatttttcttttccagatgaCTGGTAGATATGAAATGTATGCAGAAAAGCTCGCTGAAGCAATCCAGCCTTTCTTTATACCCAATATCATCAAAGAGTAAGAGAGAGCATCTCATTACACTCAAATGTTACAAGACAAATTCAAAGTTACTGTTGGATTATAGCTTTACGGTGTTGCTGTTTTAATGTTCAGTTTAATTTCATGTAACCAGTTTTAAATAATAGGAGTCAGAACTGTGTTAGGTTAGATAAttgaaaatggctttttaagTGTTTGTCATTTACACTAATGAGTCTAAAGTTGTTCCTTGCTAGAGATACATGCAGTGTTTTCTAGAGTAGATACACATACAGTGTACTGTGGTAGAATTGATGGGATGAGTTCAGAGGACAtgaacatttttacatttttaagctTTGCATTGTGCATCTGTTTCTGCTTTCTGGTTTTTACCCTCTGCCCAGATGCATAATTTAGGGAGAAATGAGGCAGAAATTGTTTTcatctgggttttgtttgctttttctgcttaCAAACTACTTGATGCAATTCAGTTATAGCTGAGTAATGTACCAAACATCCCAGTTGTGTCAAGATCAGATGTGGGTGCTGTAAAGCAGGACTGCTTTGGTTCTGTTGCCTTTACACAaccacagctggagctgtcttTGCAGGGCCCCTTCTAGGTGCAGAAGTCTTGTTCAGGGAGATGCTTTGGTATCTTCTGAAGCTCAGTGCCCTGAAGGGGAGCAGAAATAGAGACCCTGGCCAGTGCACAGGCAAGGCTGGGGCACTTGCCTGCTTTCACTGTGAACAGAAAGCTCAGGATGGGTAAGGAAGActccttccctggggctgcacTCCAGTAGGATATGTGGTGGCTGCAGAGTACACAAACCAGCTCTGGAATAAAGGTAGTAATGATACATTTGCTGTTCTTAGGTAGTACTGAAATGTTAGTAGTATATTTAGTGTTCTTAGGTGGTATTCTGAAATTCTGCTCTGTATGATTTGGGTGATGGCAATGAGTGTTCAGGCAATGCAGACTGAATACAATTTACAGTCCAGCAACTATGAATTTGTAGCCAATAACAGTAATAAATATTTGAActattgtttttgtttttctgaattaCAATTTCAGAGTTTCAAAACCATTATTTCTAATAAACTTGTTAATAAATGCACTTGCTACGTTATGTTACCAGGTTATTTGTGAGCTTAACCTTTATTGAGAATGGCttaattacaaataaaaatatatttatgtataaaatCCCTGCATGTAAAATCCCCTTCCTTTGCTATTGACATCCTgacagaaacaaagcaacagAACATTTTCAGAGTAATCTTGTAATAGGAAACAAAGTCTCAGAAAATGCAGGTGGTTCTGGGTGCTTGTGCAGTGAGCTGCTTTTTCAGTTGAATTGGTGTCACATACTCGGTCTTCTCAGTGGGCTTTTGCTTCTCCCTTGTGTTTTCATCTCTCACAGCCATCTTCCATTTGGCAGCTGTATGACATCCTGTTGTAGGGGACTTCTCCTTTTGTCTGCTTTGTTTATCTTTCACTTTTGTTGAAGCATTTAAACCCTGGGTACCCAACACTTACCTGTCAATATTGTTACACCTGTGTGTGCACTTCAGAACACTGAGCCTGCCCTTAAGTTCATGTTTTCTGTACACCCAGGATTCACTTTTGGTAATGGAAACAGTGAGATGCTGAATGCCAGTTAGAAGCCTTTGTAAGAATTGGTTTTATTCAACTAATCAAGCCTGCTCTAAGACAAATCCTGTGGCAGTTTAATGGGATTGAATGAACCTGAAAATGCATGGGTTAAGGGGGTACTCTAAGAGCCTGTAGCTTCCATACCTGTTAATTATTAACTGAGCTAATACACTCTCTCAAAATCAAACATCACAATTTTGGCCCTGGATATAAAAATTCCCAGATCAGgagttttctgtttatttactTTGGAGGAGTTGAAAGGCACCACCTACAACAAACACAGGTTTTGTGCCTTTCTTCTGGAAGGATTCTGCTGGTGGCACTGATGGACCAGTTCTCCACAAACCACATCCTACCTGTTGCTCATCACTGCCAGAATGTATTTAAACTTCACCAATGATAATTGAAATTTGACACACAAAACTTCCTGTCATGCacttttgtttggattttttaaggGTTACTGCATTTTTAGGTGTCTGTTACTATTTTTGCCTTTGTACAAAGGAGCACTCTTGATTCTACTAGTACTTAGTCAACACTGTCTACTTTTCAGTTAGTCAACAActgataaaagaaaatgtttatctTGGTAAAAAACTTTCTATGCTGAAAGTAGATTCCTATTTGTTATATCCACACAGTTTCAGAACTTGAACAGTTCTTTTCCTAAAACCATGCCAGAGATGTGGGACCTCTGTCTTAAGTGCAAATTTTCCTAGTTTTATGTCAGTGCTGATTTTCCTACTCACTTTCATATAGGCAGGACTGAAAATTGAGACTTGTAAGAAATTAGGATGGATGAAGCTGAAAGAagtgtttttttcttacacttCAGAGTGCTCCTCAGGTAACAGAGGAAAGGGCTATGAATGGGTATTACCAATTTCACTTAATGTCTCAATATAGCAACACCTTTATCCACATACAGCTGCAGTATAAGAGCTAGAACAATCTAAGTTCCTGCCTTCTTACTTGTAGAAGGTATGTTtgtatttcctctttctttaaTTGATTTTAGCTCTTCTGAGAATGTCACTGAACTAATACTAACAGCAAAATTTGGCTCAAATTATGATTTAGCATTTTAGATACAATGCAGTAGATGCTGTCAGATATTTACAATTTACACACAAAATATATACCATTAGTGTGGATGAcaattttctgcatttgcttaataagtttaaatatttaaaatattcatatttagAATGGATTCTGCAGAAACTGGCACATGTGGGTGGCATAACATTCAGAGCTTTTTGCAAAGAGCAGTAAAGACTTCCCAGTGCAAATAAAATCTTTCCATTTATAAGTTTTGGAGCAATGTGGAGTTCTGAGCAGTCATCCAAGAGGATTTAGCCAAAAGAGATTGAGTTTGTAGTGCAAGGGAGTAATTCCAGTATTGCAGTTGCATAAATGGTAAATCTCTGTGAATTTGGTAGGTGGGAAGTTTCCTACATTGCAGACAATACTGATGAACCAgcaaggcttttttttcttatttaaagatggtttaaattaataattttttccttttacaataTTCTGCTGAACTTCAAATCCATAGGTTTTGTATGAAGACCAGCCCTTCATGCTTTGACAGAGAGAGTAACaggtattttctattttttcctttgttcacCTAAACCTATGCAAATATTACCAAGTGTTAAAATTCATAAATTTGGTGCTTTTTCTTATgtgtttaatttgaaaataagcTGAAAGTGAACAGGCTCTGGGCCTGTATTTTAGAACTGCTGTCAAATGTGCAATTTTGAAAAttaggggaagaaaaaaaaccaaagacaGATATtgcaaaatcaaaaaaaaaaaaaaaaaaagagaaaaaggtaaAGACAGCATTGCAGTATAGTCCTGTCAATGTCTGTAAAGCCTCCCTTGGTGAGGGTCCCGCTGCAGTCCAGGAGGGAGGTGTGTGCAGGGGAGTCCTGAGACGAGCagccagctgccctgcaggctgtgcaggaaggagcagcagtgtcTGGAGGGTGTCAGCTGTCTGTGTAGATGAACAGAATATCTTCATCCGTGCCATAACTTGTCCTGGCTTCCTCAAAGTTACTGATGCTGGTGCAGCATGTTCCTGAAGGAGGAACAAAATGTTACAAAAAATTCTGAAGGATTTGCCAGTGAAAGGTTCTTACATGGGATGTAACAGTATAGAGACTACACCCAGCAGCTTAGGTTACAGCTTTACTCAGGTAGATTTTTCACCTGAAGTAGTGCTGCAGACAGGTACCAAAGTACCCTTCTGCTACATTCTGCACATGGACATTTCAGCACCTCTCACTAACCCATCTGAAAGCCAAACAAGCCAATTGCTAGAATGCCTATCTGAATTCTTCAACTAAATCATACCACAAAATGCATTAACGTGGCAAAACCCCTTCTGACAAATTGGGTAGTGATGCTTAAAATGTCTGAGCACTGCGAGGAGAGgtccagctgtggctgtgtcagaCTCATTAATAATGCACTGGCTGAATCCATCCAAAAGGGACAGGCTACTCACGGTCAGCATAGGCAGGGTTGTTGTAGTAAATGCTCCCTGAGGCTTTGTTGTAGCCACATAACACAATGAAATGGCCCTGGTAGTCAGGGCTCCTGCAGAAGCACTTCTGTCCAATGGGAAGGAAGCAGCAGTATTTGACAGGACTTGAGCAGAgatcacacagcagcaggactgcGTTCACAAGGACAATGGCTACGTGACCCTGGGACAGGTGGTTTTGGATGTCTTGAACGGTGACTGTGctgcaaggaaaaaacagaCACATTATTGAAAGGGGCTGGTGAAAAGAAAGGGCCTGATGGTGGACAGTGCAGCTGGCACTTTATAGATACATCACAGATACACTTCTTTATCACAGGTACAGCTCTTTGCTGTTGAACCCTGCAGGCTTTGCTGTGGACAAACCCTGACAGAACCTGTAGCATTCACAGCCTTctcatttcactgctgctgctgaagtgcAGAGCAACAGGTCTGTATTTGCAGTAACACATTCTGAGATGACATACCAGATGCCCCAGAGAAGAGAATGAAAGGAGCTGGCAACTCACTCAGGAACTTGAGGGACTTCTGTTGTAGGAAAATTTTAAGTGAAGTCTTCTCTCTTGCTGTTAGAAAAGCTTATCTCTGAAACACCAAATCTTCATCCAGTGAGTGGTTAAATGTTGTGTAACCACTAACCAAATTAAGATGTACCCAGATATGCCTGTGTCACACTAGCTGAAGTTTTGAATTGCCTCATATTTTAGGCTTTATATTTACAGACAGTAAGTATTCACCAAACACCACCCATAACCTCAGCTTTTAAAAGCTGTCCCTCTCTGAGGCAGATGGTGTGTTCCATATGCGTGAGAAACTCATTCCTTGGATCAGTTCCAGatgtctgtgctgtgtgcaCCACCTGACTGAGCTCATGTGCTTTTTATTTAATCCTTCCCCACTCTGAcgccccagcactgcacaggtAAATgtgccctctgtccctgccttgaTCAAGGCCACGGTCTTAAGACTGCAAAAGCAACAGGGACTGTGTGTCCCTTCTGTCCTGTCACAGCTTATTCATTAAAGTGAAGGTGACTCCATGCATGTTAGCAAGGACACTTGATTCTGCTAAATATAAGTTATGCTCCAGCATTCAGATGTTATTGTGGCTGCCCCATATCCTCTCTTCTTTCCTTACCCTAATCATTTACCCCACTTTGACAGCAGGGATCCAAGTCCAGCTTCCCTATAAAAAGGGATGCAGCTCAAGTTGGATGTTTGGTCATTCCCCAATCAAATTTCACTGCTGATTATAAAATTCTGcagtttttccatttcctctgGGTTTGTAGTTCTTTCACGGAGTTCCTTATTTCATGGTCTCCTTGGCAAAAGCTCCTATGCTAACTTGTAATTTGCATGTTTGTCTGGGAACAGAGATCCATAATGTTTGCATAGTTCTGGGAACAATGAGTTCTGTACCCACACAGCATTCCCCTTAATTCCAGCAATGGCCAATTAGATTGCTGTAGGCACTCCCTACTAAGTGTAATGGATAACCAAATTCAGAACACAGTCAGCTCCTATCAGCATTTTCTTATCACTTATTTTGCATcatgactaattttttttcaaacttcaTTATTAGGTCTTGATGTGCATGAGGTTTTTTTGAGACAGATATAGGAGAAAGACACTAATTGGTAAAAAAAGGCCTAGGGCTTGATTTCAGTCTCTTTCAGTGATTTAGCTTGGTGCCTCCAAGAAAAGCAGGGGCCCACAGAATctccaaagagaaagaaaacagcttaCCATTTCTCCACCAGCACCTTGCAGTCTTTGGCTTGTGCAAAGAGCTGATTCACTCGATTCTCTTCTGTGTCAAAGTGCTTCCTGTAAAATGACTGTGGAAATAACAGAAGTTCTGAACTGGAATGGTGTTTACCTTGGGTAATCCACCACTTAGAGTCTGCTAGCAAGAGCCTGCAGAAGTTGGAGCTCTGGCTATGGGATAAAAGATCTCTCCCTTAGTTTGCTGGAAACAAGACAAGGATTTCTGCTCTGAATTACAAATTAAATTTGCTCCTGGTCAGTTACTGTTGCAGTTTCTGTCCAGTGGCTGTTCAGCTGCCTAGGTAAGAGAAGCCTGTCTGGTTTCCCAGGGGAAACTGGGCAGGAGCTTGCAATAAAGTCACCACTGCTACAGGCCCTGGAGAGGCCAAGCTCTCCGTGGATGGGAGGCTGAGTTCCCCTCTCACCTCTAGAGGTGGATCTTCCAGGTCAAGGCTGAGGCACGGTGGTGGGGAAAGTGTGGAAGCtaaacactgctgctgcccaggctgtaCCTGTTCTGTAGATAAATACAGGGCTTCAGTCTCCAAGGCTGTCAAATAGGTTGGAACCTTTCATGAACACTACAtgcaaactttttaaaaattcaaaaggtGGAATCAGTATGGGATCATACTGCCTTTGAAACAGATCCGTGCCAGTTTTGGCAGTAGGTCAAATTAAATGTGGTTGACTGTCAGTAAGACACCAGAGCTTTTACAGCATGACACTCAAGGCTTTTAAAGctgcctgctgtccccctgtAGATGGGAACACTGACCTGATTTTTGTAGCCCTTGTCCACTCCGAGTGTCTGGGTGCAAAATTTATGCTTAACTCCGAAGTGCCGCATCAGGTAGGCCAGGTCAATAGTCCAGATACTCTTTGTTAACTGGAGATCCTGGATGGCTTTCTGAAACTCATCATTGTCCAAATGATTCAGGTACCTACGGTATCAACaaaggcaggggaagggaagcACAGATCTTAGGAGAAGCAAAATGTGTGCTGTAGTCCAAGCCTCTACATCACAGCacataaaaactgaaacaaCAGGCTTGGCTAagaaataaccaaaaaaaaccaaaccaacccacaAAGGAGACAGAAATTTAAGGGAAAGGAATAGGGAATATTTAACTggatttatttctgattttttaaaattggaaaTGTGTGGTTCCTTGACTGTTTCAGAGTGCTAGAAGTGTACAGGTGCTGTACCAGAGTCAAGCTGGTATAGAACTCTGTCCTGAAGGGTTTACAGTGTAATGTACAAGTGTATTAGAGCCAACACAGAAAGAAGAGTTAAAGACTAAAACTTCCTTCACACAATAGATGGATTTTAAAAGGAGGAGCCATAAAGGAATTCAGTACATATTCAAAGGAAGCTTGTCTTAGGCACTGAtgacacaaaaggaagaaagtgGGAGATGGAAGTCAGGAGGAGGCTTGGGACAGGTTGCaaaggggcagggcagggtagCTACAGGGAGTTCTGAAAgtaagaaaacaaatggaagtaaatgataaaaaagaaaaagcaactgGAATTGAGGATGCAGGGCAAACAAGGTCAGATCAGCAGGGTAAGAAGATTAATCTTGGAAGCTGAGTTTTGGGCACACTGGAGTGGCAAAGAGGTAAAGGGAATAGAGGTTACAGTAGTCAAGATGGGAAATTACCAGCACACGGACTAACGTCTTGGCAGAAGGGatggagagaaatgaaaatcttCTGCTTCATATCTACTAAGTGGACATCTAAATAGGTATTTCTCCTGCACCTAAGCTCATGTTCCTCTGTGGAAGGAAAGAGGAGTTCAGCAGGACAGCTACTAgttcaaaaaaccaaaaataaagaaaaaaacccccagaggGCAACACAATTTTGAAGCTGAAACTACTGGAACACACACACTCATCCCACAGGTTGGggctcagcaggacagaggcaGTACAGGTACAGCACACACTCATAAACTGGGATACACCTACCCATCActtgaaaacacagaaaggaaTCAGATGAGTCACAGCTAACTATCATTTCTTAATTGTGACAACAGGAAAGAAGCAACACTTTCTATGAGCTTATGCATGCCAGCCTGCAAAGTTCAGAGAGCTGATTAGGTATTCTGCATCTGTGTAATTAGTCAATTATTCAAAAGAGTCTGAAGTTCACTCCAGTTTATGTTTTCCCTTGCTCCTGAGCTGGGCCCAAGCAGCAGTCACTGTCCAAGGGCACCTCAAAACCTGCTGCTCTCCTAAGACTGAACTCATGGCTGCTCCAACACACCTCCCTGGGTTTGCTtcctgctccccctccccatgGAATGGCATTTCCCTCTCAGAGAGCCACTTACTGAAGCACCATCCTGGAGCAGGCCAGCCCGCAGTCCCAGTGGTACAGCTGCTGAATCACGGGcactttcagctggatgcagtCAGCTGGGTGAGCAGGACACAAACAATGTCAATC includes these proteins:
- the GUCD1 gene encoding protein GUCD1 isoform X2, yielding MRHFGVKHKFCTQTLGVDKGYKNQVQPGQQQCLASTLSPPPCLSLDLEDPPLESFYRKHFDTEENRVNQLFAQAKDCKVLVEKCTVTVQDIQNHLSQGHVAIVLVNAVLLLCDLCSSPVKYCCFLPIGQKCFCRSPDYQGHFIVLCGYNKASGSIYYNNPAYADRTCCTSISNFEEARTSYGTDEDILFIYTDS
- the GUCD1 gene encoding protein GUCD1 isoform X1; amino-acid sequence: MKSPREAGEPPPADCIQLKVPVIQQLYHWDCGLACSRMVLQYLNHLDNDEFQKAIQDLQLTKSIWTIDLAYLMRHFGVKHKFCTQTLGVDKGYKNQSFYRKHFDTEENRVNQLFAQAKDCKVLVEKCTVTVQDIQNHLSQGHVAIVLVNAVLLLCDLCSSPVKYCCFLPIGQKCFCRSPDYQGHFIVLCGYNKASGSIYYNNPAYADRTCCTSISNFEEARTSYGTDEDILFIYTDS